The Macaca nemestrina isolate mMacNem1 chromosome 12, mMacNem.hap1, whole genome shotgun sequence genome contains a region encoding:
- the LOC105493581 gene encoding putative claudin-25: MAWSFRGKVQLGGLLLSLLGWVCSYVTTILPQWKTLNLELNEMQTWIMRTWEVCVVLKEVATVCKAFESFLSLPQELQVARILRVASHGLGLLGLLVSSFGSECFRFHRIRWVFKRRLGLLGGTLEASALATTLLPASSVAHATIQDFWDDSVPDIIPQWEFGGVLYLGGAAGIFLVLGGLLLVFSSYLGKEDVPFPLMAGPTVPPSCAPVEESDGSFHIMLKPRNLVV; encoded by the coding sequence ATGGCCTGGAGTTTCCGTGGGAAAGTCCAGCTCGGGGGGCTACTTCTCTCCCTCCTTGGCTGGGTCTGCTCCTATGTTACCACCATCCTGCCCCAGTGGAAGACTCTTAATCTGGAACTGAACGAGATGCAGACCTGGATCATGAGGACTTGGGAGGTCTGCGTGGTTCTAAAGGAAGTTGCCACTGTGTGCAAGGCCTTTGAATCCTTCTTGTCTCTGCCCCAGGAGCTCCAGGTAGCACGCATCCTCAGGGTAGCCTCCCACGGGCTGGGCCTATTGGGGCTTTTGGTCTCCAGCTTTGGGTCTGAATGCTTCCGGTTTCACAGGATCAGATGGGTATTCAAGAGGCGGCTTGGCCTCCTGGGAGGGACTTTGGAGGCATCTGCTTTAGCCACTACCCTCCTTCCAGCCTCCTCAGTGGCCCATGCCACAATCCAAGACTTCTGGGATGACAGCGTCCCTGACATCATACCTCAGTGGGAGTTTGGAGGTGTCCTCTACTTGGGCGGGGCTGCTGGTATTTTCCTGGTTCTCGGTGGGCTACTCCTCGTCTTCTCATCCTACCTGGGAAAAGAAGATGTGCCTTTTCCTTTGATGGCTGGTCCCACCGTCCCCCCATCCTGTGCTCCAGTAGAGGAGTCAGATGGCTCCTTCCACATCATGCTAAAACCTAGGAACCTGGTCGTCTAG